Proteins found in one Brachypodium distachyon strain Bd21 chromosome 5, Brachypodium_distachyon_v3.0, whole genome shotgun sequence genomic segment:
- the LOC100829260 gene encoding wall-associated receptor kinase 2 → MSTALFFSLPALLLLMAATIIETAVSAPGSGCQTSCGGVDIPYPFGIGTGCFREGFAIDCSNNNGPVLAGTTLRVVRLSLDPDESQVMLPIGWQCYNATNPGDTYDWSHGETKMNKDGVYRISNTQNMLVVIGCNSLGMTASERTEGGTENYAYFAGCMSYCNNSASPQDKLCAGVGCCHVDIPPGLTDNYFNFREYDHSAMLDYSPCDYAFLVGKNNYTFQRSDLRMNTNRTSPVWLDWAIRGNGSGAAILSCANATTTACVSANSDCVDSQNGPGYNCKCSKGFQGNPYVVNGCKNIDECADKAKYPCYGVCEDTEGSYECTCRPGYRSNDAKKERCTPPFPLAAQISIGVILGLFVLASLVFIYVLRKEQRKTLEFYNKNGGPTLERAKNLKILKKKELEPFFKDSNFIGEGGFGKVYKGVVGDEVVAVKKPISGSALENNQFANEVIIQSQVMHRNIVRLIGCCLVVDAPMLVYEFVSKGSLDDILHKVGNKKPLSLDVRLSIAAESARGLSYMHSEAHTTILHGDVKPANILLDDEFMPKISDFGISRLIARDKQHTFNVIGDLTYIDPVYIQEGRLTEKSDVYSFGIVILELISRKKATRDNSLVKSFLEDHKQGKKSSELFDKEIAVPADMELLHCLAGIAVECLNLDVDKRPWMKDVANRLLTLNQSRSCRS, encoded by the exons ATGTCGACCGCCTTATTCTTCTCCCTGCCCGCCCTACTACTGCTGATGGCAGCCACCATCATCGAGACAGCCGTGAGTGCTCCTGGCTCTGGCTGTCAgaccagctgcggcggcgtggaCATCCCTTACCCCTTCGGCATCGGCACCGGCTGCTTCCGCGAGGGCTTCGCGATCGACTGCTCCAACAACAATGGCCCTGTGCTCGCCGGCACGACCCTTCGGGTGGTGCGCCTGTCCCTGGATCCCGACGAGTCACAGGTGATGCTCCCCATTGGGTGGCAGTGCTACAACGCCACCAATCCAGGCGACACCTACGACTGGAGCCATGGAGAGACGAAGATGAACAAGGACGGCGTGTACCGCATCTCCAACACGCAGAACATGCTCGTCGTCATCGGCTGCAACAGCCTGGGCATGACGGCGAGTGAGAGGACCGAGGGCGGCACGGAGAACTACGCCTACTTCGCCGGTTGCATGTCCTACTGCAACAACTCTGCCAGCCCGCAGGACAAGCTCTGCGCCGGCGTCGGGTGCTGCCACGTCGACATCCCTCCGGGGCTCACCGACAACTACTTCAACTTCCGGGAGTATGATCACTCAGCCATGTTGGACTACAGCCCATGTGACTATGCTTTCCTTGTTGGTAAGAACAACTACACCTTCCAGCGCTCCGACCTCCGCATGAACACAAACCGGACCTCGCCGGTGTGGCTAGACTGGGCCATCCGCGGCaacggctccggcgccgccataTTGTCCTGCGCCAACGCCACCACCACGGCCTGCGTCAGCGCTAACAGCGACTGCGTTGACTCCCAAAATGGGCCTGGCTACAACTGCAAGTGCTCCAAAGGCTTCCAGGGCAACCCCTACGTTGTCAACGGATGCAAGA ATATTGATGAGTGTGCAGATAAGGCCAAGTATCCTTGCTACGGAGTTTGCGAGGACACTGAAGGATCTTACGAATGCACATGTCGTCCAGGCTATCGGAGCAATGACGCAAAAAAGGAACGATGCACTCCTCCGTTCCCACTTGCAGCACAGATTTCCATAG GCGTAATACTTGGCCTTTTTGTCTTGGCATCTCTGGTATTTATTTATGTTCTTCGCAAAGAGCAAAGGAAGACGCTAGAGTTTTATAATAAGAACGGTGGTCCTACCCTAGAGAGGGCCAAAAATTTAAAGATTCTTAAAAAGAAGGAACTCGAGCCATTCTTCAAGGATAGCAATTTTATTGGAGAAGGTGGCTTTGGTAAAGTTTACAAGGGTGTTGTTGGTGATGAAGTAGTCGCAGTAAAGAAACCGATTAGTGGCAGTGCGCTAGAGAACAATCAATTTGCAAATGAAGTCATCATCCAATCTCAAGTCATGCACAGGAACATTGTTAGGCTTATAGGTTGTTGCCTAGTAGTGGATGCCCCGATGCTAGTTTACGAGTTTGTCTCCAAAGGAAGCCTAGATGACATTCTTCATAAAGTTGGCAACAAGAAACCGCTCAGCTTGGATGTGCGTCTAAGTATTGCCGCGGAATCAGCACGTGGTCTATCTTATATGCATTCAGAAGCCCACACAACAATCCTGCATGGTGATGTTAAACCGGCAAATatactcttggatgatgaATTCATGCCAAAGATCTCAGATTTTGGCATATCCAGGTTGATCGCAAGAGATAAGCAACATACCTTTAATGTCATCGGTGACCTGACTTATATAGATCCAGTATACATACAAGAAGGCCGATTGACTGAAAAAAGTGATGTCTACAGTTTTGGGATCGTGATCTTGGAGCTCATAAGCAGGAAGAAGGCCACTCGCGACAACAGCTTAGTGAAGAGTTTCCTAGAGGATCACAAACAAGGGAAGAAATCTTCTGAGCTGTTCGATAAGGAAATTGCAGTACCAGCAGATATGGAGCTTCTTCATTGTCTTGCAGGGATCGCTGTCGAATGTCTTAACCTCGATGTGGATAAAAGGCCATGGATGAAAGATGTTGCAAATCGCCTTCTCACACTCAACCAGAGCCGATCTTGTAGGTCGTAA